One region of Endozoicomonas sp. Mp262 genomic DNA includes:
- a CDS encoding primosomal protein N': MTTTEPEAISPGTATARFFVQVAIPSPLRSLFHYLPPKESCLSQLIPGVRVEVPFGRRKVVGVIVAIDRHCPVAEDKLKSVITLLDDLPVIQQPILALCRWTAHYYHYSLGETLSQALPKALRQGKATPSQTTTFWQLAAPVTESIKASLKRSHRQLEALCLLDNAEGEGLSESHLLESGINKTILRNLADKQLIACTEAITTARHFTQFTPICREPSLTLNHEQQFALDNILTHQNAFHPVLLDGITGSGKTEVYLQAIEACLKIKKQTLVLIPEIGLTPQTVNRFKKRFNTPVFSLHSGLSDGERLEGWQQAASKSAGIIIATRSGIFTPLPSLGLIIVDEEHDASYKQQDTLRYNARDLAIYRASQAKCPVILGSATPSLETYYNAISGRFGHLFLKKRAGQAAPPHMELIDLRQHSLTDGLSRDLLAQITVHLNKGNQVMVFLNRRGYAPSVICHECGTVIDCPHCDAHMTIHRQPPYMHCHHCDHKTAIPSHCPSCQSPNIQPAGQGTERTEQALTKLFPGYPVIRVDRDTTRKKHALAEMLKTINAGTPCILLGTQMLAKGHHFPSVTLVAILNADSGLFSADFRGLERTGQLTVQVAGRAGRSNKPGHVIIQSYNPEHPALQILANNNYTHFAEMLLKERTKLSLPPLTYLALIRTEATHTNDCERLLQQLRQVLEQVPTDPPIKLLGPIPAPMEKRQGRFRWQLMIQSSRRSMLHKVINHASYFLEQAKISRTVRWSIDIDPQDMN; this comes from the coding sequence ATGACAACCACTGAACCTGAAGCAATTTCACCCGGTACTGCCACTGCACGTTTTTTTGTTCAGGTTGCTATCCCTTCCCCATTACGGTCACTCTTTCACTACCTGCCCCCAAAAGAAAGCTGTCTCAGTCAGTTGATACCGGGAGTCAGGGTGGAGGTGCCCTTTGGCCGCAGAAAAGTGGTTGGCGTGATCGTTGCCATAGACCGTCACTGTCCAGTTGCAGAAGACAAGCTTAAATCAGTCATCACCCTGCTGGATGATCTACCCGTTATACAGCAACCCATACTAGCTCTGTGTCGCTGGACAGCCCATTACTATCATTACAGTCTGGGGGAAACCTTATCCCAGGCACTGCCCAAGGCTTTGCGGCAGGGCAAAGCTACCCCCAGCCAGACAACCACTTTCTGGCAGCTGGCAGCACCCGTTACAGAATCCATTAAAGCCAGCCTGAAGCGTAGCCACAGACAACTGGAAGCACTATGTCTTCTGGATAATGCCGAAGGTGAAGGCCTTTCTGAAAGTCATCTGCTGGAATCAGGTATTAATAAAACCATTTTAAGAAATCTGGCAGACAAGCAACTGATTGCCTGTACAGAAGCCATCACTACTGCCCGGCACTTTACCCAATTTACCCCGATTTGCAGGGAGCCCTCCCTCACCCTTAACCACGAACAGCAATTTGCGCTGGATAATATCCTGACTCACCAGAACGCATTTCACCCGGTATTACTGGATGGCATCACCGGCAGTGGCAAGACAGAGGTCTACCTTCAGGCCATTGAAGCCTGCCTGAAAATTAAAAAGCAAACACTGGTCCTGATTCCGGAAATCGGCTTAACCCCTCAAACCGTCAACCGCTTCAAAAAGCGCTTTAATACCCCGGTATTCAGTTTGCACTCAGGACTCAGTGATGGCGAAAGACTGGAAGGCTGGCAACAGGCCGCCAGTAAGTCTGCCGGTATTATTATTGCCACCCGATCCGGGATTTTCACACCGCTTCCCAGCCTTGGGTTAATCATTGTTGATGAAGAACATGATGCCTCCTACAAACAGCAGGATACCCTGAGATACAACGCCAGAGACCTTGCTATCTATCGGGCCAGCCAGGCTAAGTGCCCGGTTATTCTCGGTTCTGCCACCCCGTCCCTTGAAACCTATTACAATGCCATTAGTGGGCGATTTGGACACTTGTTCCTGAAAAAAAGGGCAGGGCAGGCAGCCCCTCCCCATATGGAGTTAATAGATCTTCGCCAGCATTCGTTAACAGATGGACTGTCCCGGGACTTGTTGGCACAAATCACTGTGCACCTTAACAAGGGCAATCAGGTTATGGTCTTTCTTAACCGTCGGGGTTATGCACCTTCTGTCATTTGCCACGAGTGCGGTACAGTTATTGACTGCCCTCACTGTGATGCCCATATGACCATTCACCGACAGCCACCCTATATGCATTGCCACCACTGTGACCATAAAACCGCTATTCCCTCCCACTGCCCTTCCTGTCAAAGCCCTAATATCCAACCTGCCGGACAGGGTACCGAGCGCACAGAACAGGCACTGACAAAATTATTTCCCGGCTACCCGGTGATAAGGGTGGATAGGGACACCACACGTAAAAAGCATGCCCTGGCAGAAATGCTGAAAACCATCAACGCAGGCACTCCCTGCATCCTGCTGGGCACTCAAATGCTGGCTAAGGGTCACCACTTTCCTTCCGTCACCCTGGTGGCCATACTTAATGCGGACTCGGGACTGTTCAGTGCTGACTTTAGAGGATTGGAAAGAACCGGACAGCTCACGGTGCAGGTGGCAGGACGTGCTGGCCGTAGCAACAAGCCCGGTCACGTGATTATTCAAAGCTACAACCCTGAACACCCAGCGCTGCAAATACTGGCAAATAATAACTATACCCATTTTGCAGAGATGCTACTCAAGGAAAGAACCAAGCTAAGCCTGCCCCCGCTGACCTATCTGGCACTGATTCGGACAGAAGCCACCCATACCAATGACTGCGAGCGGTTACTTCAACAGCTAAGGCAGGTGCTTGAGCAAGTACCCACAGATCCACCCATTAAACTACTAGGCCCTATCCCAGCCCCTATGGAAAAGCGTCAGGGCCGGTTTCGCTGGCAATTAATGATTCAATCCTCCCGGCGCTCCATGCTCCATAAGGTCATTAATCATGCCTCGTACTTTTTAGAACAGGCTAAAATCTCACGAACCGTCCGATGGAGTATTGATATTGACCCGCAGGATATGAATTAA
- the rpmE gene encoding 50S ribosomal protein L31, protein MKPEIHPNYEEITVSCSCGNKIQTRSTLCKDLSIEVCSKCHPFYTGTQKVMDTGGRIERFNKRFGKLSTRK, encoded by the coding sequence ATGAAGCCGGAAATCCATCCAAACTACGAAGAAATCACTGTTTCCTGCAGCTGCGGAAACAAGATTCAGACTCGCTCTACTCTGTGCAAGGACCTGAGCATTGAAGTTTGCTCCAAGTGCCATCCTTTCTACACTGGTACTCAGAAGGTAATGGATACTGGCGGTCGTATCGAGCGCTTTAACAAGCGTTTTGGCAAGCTCAGCACCCGCAAGTAA
- a CDS encoding malate dehydrogenase: protein MSKDMKQAALDYHSSPKPGKISIELTKPAETARDLSLAYSPGVAEPVREIAADPENAYKYTGKGNLVAVISNGSAILGLGNLGALASKPVMEGKALLFKRFAGVDSIDIEVESETPQVFIDTVKRIAGTFGGINLEDIKAPECFEIERCLIEACNIPVFHDDQHGTAIVTAAGMLNALEIAGKKIEEARLVCLGAGSAAISCVKLLISCGFKPENILMLDSKGVIHKQRNDLNQYKALFAVDTECRTLDDAIVGADAFLGVSGPNLLSADQLKTMAENPIVFACANPDPEIRPELAKSARSDLIMATGRSDYPNQVNNVLGFPFIFRGALDVRASRINEAMKIAAVNAIRELAKEPVPQEVRDAYEGIEMNFGPEYIIPKPTDPRLLGAVSSAVAKAAVESGVARAEYPAHYPLKSLDDI, encoded by the coding sequence ATGTCCAAGGATATGAAACAGGCGGCTTTGGATTATCATTCAAGTCCAAAGCCGGGAAAAATTTCTATTGAATTGACCAAGCCCGCTGAAACCGCAAGGGATCTCTCCCTGGCTTACAGCCCGGGTGTTGCTGAACCCGTCAGGGAAATTGCAGCCGATCCCGAGAATGCCTACAAGTATACGGGCAAAGGCAACCTGGTTGCCGTGATCAGTAATGGCTCTGCGATCCTGGGCCTGGGTAATCTGGGTGCATTGGCCAGTAAGCCGGTTATGGAGGGCAAGGCCTTATTGTTCAAACGTTTTGCAGGCGTTGACTCCATCGATATTGAAGTTGAGTCAGAAACTCCCCAGGTCTTTATTGATACAGTCAAGCGTATTGCTGGCACTTTTGGCGGTATAAACCTTGAAGATATCAAGGCTCCAGAGTGTTTCGAGATTGAGCGCTGCCTGATCGAAGCCTGTAACATCCCTGTATTCCATGATGACCAGCATGGAACAGCCATTGTTACGGCTGCCGGTATGCTGAATGCCCTGGAAATAGCCGGTAAGAAGATTGAAGAGGCCAGGCTGGTTTGCCTGGGGGCTGGTTCAGCGGCTATATCCTGTGTGAAACTGCTGATCAGCTGTGGCTTCAAGCCTGAAAATATTTTGATGCTGGATAGCAAGGGCGTGATCCATAAGCAGCGAAATGACCTTAACCAGTATAAGGCGCTTTTTGCCGTGGATACCGAGTGCCGGACACTGGATGATGCCATTGTGGGTGCTGATGCCTTCCTGGGCGTTTCCGGGCCTAACCTGCTATCTGCCGATCAGCTCAAGACAATGGCTGAAAACCCCATTGTATTTGCCTGCGCTAACCCTGATCCGGAGATTCGTCCTGAACTTGCCAAGAGTGCTCGATCTGACCTTATTATGGCTACAGGTCGTTCTGACTATCCAAACCAGGTGAATAATGTTCTGGGCTTCCCGTTTATTTTCCGTGGTGCGCTTGATGTCAGGGCAAGCCGGATTAACGAGGCAATGAAGATTGCGGCCGTTAATGCAATCAGGGAACTGGCTAAAGAGCCAGTGCCTCAGGAAGTTCGTGATGCCTACGAAGGTATCGAAATGAACTTTGGTCCTGAATATATTATTCCAAAGCCCACTGACCCAAGACTACTGGGTGCTGTTTCATCTGCTGTGGCCAAGGCAGCTGTAGAATCCGGGGTGGCAAGGGCCGAGTATCCGGCGCACTACCCGCTGAAATCATTGGATGATATTTAA
- a CDS encoding type II toxin-antitoxin system VapC family toxin yields the protein MLARASFWSARVWWVNKSGRLSDTANSLIEKYRKSKQTVIPSITAWEISILVSKGRLKLSMDVDSWLNLAGQIENLEFFPLGNEILVESTRLPGDFHKDPTDRMIMAQARVLSAPLLTIDERIQAYPHVKAIW from the coding sequence ATTCTTGCCCGGGCTTCTTTCTGGTCAGCCAGGGTTTGGTGGGTTAATAAAAGTGGCCGGCTTAGTGATACCGCTAACTCTCTCATTGAAAAATACAGGAAAAGTAAGCAAACTGTCATTCCATCAATTACCGCATGGGAGATTTCTATACTGGTTTCAAAAGGTAGGCTGAAGCTGTCAATGGATGTTGATTCATGGCTTAATCTTGCAGGTCAGATTGAAAACCTGGAGTTCTTTCCTTTGGGCAATGAGATTTTGGTTGAATCAACACGACTACCTGGAGACTTCCATAAAGATCCTACAGATCGAATGATAATGGCTCAAGCACGAGTTTTATCGGCTCCACTTTTAACCATTGATGAAAGAATACAGGCTTATCCCCATGTAAAGGCCATTTGGTAA
- a CDS encoding transposase gives MAYPFQKSRKHLYANSLITTISESYEQIPDVRPNKDSRKITIHDASMSAFAMMHLKYPSLLSFERDKTEQEVRHNLEHLYQIKKRAPCDTSMREILDPIDPVEFKKPFKTLLSNVQRGGLLKAFEFHCGNLKNHYLLPIDGTGLFYSCNNKKPCQECCTKNKGKANEAHYHQLMAACIAHPDQKTVLPLAPEAIVCQDGSTKNDCEKNAIKRLFATIREHHPRLKFVILLDSLYADNPTVQLIKSYGWHYIIVAKDGNHASLVEAMDELDKEGKVHRAEKVNEETGIKWWFRYANDVRLNKAKYAEQVNVLDFVETDKKGKQHIWCWVTDIPLNEETIEPVMKGGRCRWHIENQTFNTLKNQGYDLEHNYGHGEKHLATNLAYLTMLAFLVDQIQELCCPQFQEALRTRSKGVRIALWKWIQGYFLHWLIKTWEGLFYTVTHGIEEKRVIPFDTS, from the coding sequence ATGGCTTATCCATTCCAAAAAAGTCGTAAGCATCTTTATGCAAACAGTTTAATTACTACGATTTCTGAAAGTTATGAGCAAATTCCAGATGTCCGACCAAACAAGGATTCCAGAAAAATAACAATACATGATGCCTCCATGTCCGCTTTTGCCATGATGCATCTCAAGTACCCATCGCTCCTCTCGTTTGAGCGTGATAAAACAGAGCAAGAAGTAAGGCATAACCTTGAGCACCTGTATCAGATAAAAAAACGTGCTCCCTGTGATACCAGTATGCGGGAAATCCTGGATCCAATAGATCCCGTAGAGTTCAAAAAGCCTTTTAAGACATTGCTGTCTAACGTCCAAAGGGGCGGATTACTGAAGGCATTCGAATTTCACTGCGGGAACTTGAAAAATCACTACTTGCTCCCGATCGATGGAACTGGGCTATTTTACTCCTGCAATAATAAAAAACCTTGTCAGGAGTGCTGTACTAAAAATAAGGGAAAGGCCAACGAAGCTCACTACCACCAGTTAATGGCAGCATGCATTGCTCACCCGGATCAAAAAACAGTCTTGCCATTGGCACCGGAAGCCATAGTTTGCCAGGACGGTTCGACCAAAAATGACTGTGAAAAAAATGCCATTAAACGGTTGTTTGCCACCATACGAGAGCATCACCCACGTCTAAAGTTCGTTATTCTTCTGGACAGTCTTTATGCTGACAACCCCACTGTCCAACTGATTAAGAGTTATGGCTGGCATTACATCATTGTCGCGAAAGATGGCAACCATGCCTCGCTGGTTGAAGCGATGGATGAGCTGGATAAAGAAGGAAAAGTTCACCGTGCTGAAAAAGTTAATGAAGAGACTGGAATTAAGTGGTGGTTTCGCTATGCCAATGACGTCAGGCTGAACAAGGCAAAATATGCAGAACAGGTTAATGTGCTTGATTTTGTCGAAACCGATAAAAAAGGTAAACAGCATATCTGGTGCTGGGTGACTGATATTCCGCTTAACGAAGAAACCATAGAACCCGTCATGAAAGGAGGGCGCTGCCGATGGCATATTGAGAACCAGACGTTTAACACCCTGAAAAATCAAGGCTACGATCTCGAACATAACTACGGTCACGGTGAGAAGCACTTAGCCACAAATCTGGCCTATCTGACGATGCTTGCTTTTCTCGTAGATCAAATACAGGAACTGTGCTGTCCCCAGTTTCAGGAAGCTTTAAGAACCCGCTCAAAAGGAGTCCGTATAGCATTATGGAAATGGATACAGGGCTATTTTTTGCATTGGCTGATAAAAACGTGGGAGGGGCTTTTTTACACAGTAACTCATGGTATTGAAGAGAAAAGGGTGATTCCATTCGATACATCATAA
- a CDS encoding transposase, with product MAYPFQKSRKHLCANSLITTISESYEQIPDVRPNKDSRKITIHDASMSAFAMMHLKYPSLLSFERDKTEQEVRHNLEHLYQIKKRAPCDTSMREILDPIDPVEFKKPFKTLLSNVQRGGLLKAFEFHCGNLKNHYLLPIDGTGLFYSCNNKKPCQECCTKNKGKANEAHYHQLMAACIAHPDQKTVLPLAPEAIVCQDGSTKNDCEKNAIKRLFATIREHHPRLKFVILLDSLYADNPTVQLIKSYGWHYIIVAKDGNHASLVEAMDELDKEGKVHRAEKVNEETGIKWWFRYANDVRLNKAKYAEQVNVLDFVETDKKGKQHIWCWVTDIPLNEETIEPVMKGGRCRWHIENQTFNTLKNQGYDLEHNYGHGEKHLATNLAYLTMLAFLVDQIQELCCPQFQEALRTRSKGVRIALWKWIQGYFLHWLIKTWEGLFYTVTHGIEEKRVIPFDTS from the coding sequence ATGGCTTATCCATTCCAAAAAAGTCGTAAGCATCTTTGTGCAAACAGTTTAATTACTACGATTTCTGAAAGTTATGAGCAAATTCCAGATGTCCGACCAAACAAGGATTCCAGAAAAATAACAATACATGATGCCTCCATGTCCGCTTTTGCCATGATGCATCTCAAGTACCCATCGCTCCTCTCGTTTGAGCGTGATAAAACAGAGCAAGAAGTAAGGCATAACCTTGAGCACCTGTATCAGATAAAAAAACGTGCTCCCTGTGATACCAGTATGCGGGAAATCCTGGATCCAATAGATCCCGTAGAGTTCAAAAAGCCTTTTAAGACATTGCTGTCTAACGTCCAAAGGGGCGGATTACTGAAGGCATTCGAATTTCACTGCGGGAACTTGAAAAATCACTACTTGCTCCCGATCGATGGAACTGGGCTATTTTACTCCTGCAATAATAAAAAACCTTGTCAGGAGTGCTGTACTAAAAATAAGGGAAAGGCCAACGAAGCTCACTACCACCAGTTAATGGCAGCATGCATTGCTCACCCGGATCAAAAAACAGTCTTGCCATTGGCACCGGAAGCCATAGTTTGCCAGGACGGTTCGACCAAAAATGACTGTGAAAAAAATGCCATTAAACGGTTGTTTGCCACCATACGAGAGCATCACCCACGTCTAAAGTTCGTTATTCTTCTGGACAGTCTTTATGCTGACAACCCCACTGTCCAACTGATTAAGAGTTATGGCTGGCATTACATCATTGTCGCGAAAGATGGCAACCATGCCTCGCTGGTTGAAGCGATGGATGAGCTGGATAAAGAAGGAAAAGTTCACCGTGCTGAAAAAGTTAATGAAGAGACTGGAATTAAGTGGTGGTTTCGCTATGCCAATGACGTCAGGCTGAACAAGGCAAAATATGCAGAACAGGTTAATGTGCTTGATTTTGTCGAAACCGATAAAAAAGGTAAACAGCATATCTGGTGCTGGGTGACTGATATTCCGCTTAACGAAGAAACCATAGAACCCGTCATGAAAGGAGGGCGCTGCCGATGGCATATTGAGAACCAGACGTTTAACACCCTGAAAAATCAAGGCTACGATCTCGAACATAACTACGGTCACGGTGAGAAGCACTTAGCCACAAATCTGGCCTATCTGACGATGCTTGCTTTTCTCGTAGATCAAATACAGGAACTGTGCTGTCCCCAGTTTCAGGAAGCTTTAAGAACCCGCTCAAAAGGAGTCCGTATAGCATTATGGAAATGGATACAGGGCTATTTTTTGCATTGGCTGATAAAAACGTGGGAGGGGCTTTTTTACACAGTAACTCATGGTATTGAAGAGAAAAGGGTGATTCCATTCGATACATCATAA
- a CDS encoding HopJ type III effector protein: MNGRDKLRQVNEAGTNEGSCKIFAFGKIHNLTQEETLACFGRFYREDVINDHHGQGHGNIRAFIVSGWDGITFDHQALIEK; this comes from the coding sequence ATTAATGGTCGGGATAAACTGAGACAGGTTAATGAAGCGGGTACTAATGAAGGCTCCTGTAAAATTTTTGCTTTTGGCAAAATTCACAATTTGACTCAGGAAGAAACCCTGGCTTGCTTTGGGCGTTTTTATCGGGAAGATGTTATTAATGATCATCACGGCCAGGGGCATGGCAATATTCGTGCATTTATAGTCTCTGGATGGGATGGTATTACCTTTGATCATCAAGCTTTAATAGAAAAATAA
- a CDS encoding MFS transporter: MFAFGMDAYIIAGIIPEISSFFQINEAQSAQMVTAFTLCYALSAPILATVLSNVPTKKTLILSMVLFIAANLATIFSINLTMLLISRALAGIGAGIFSPLAAASAASLVPEEKKGRALGLILGGMSAGTVVGVPTGLALSSYIGWQGIFGLVILIALLGLIGVIAGVHEVNAPPPPSLKERVTLLASKQVSATIAVTFLTAVASLGLYSYLAPIISSITDTTQMTPYLWTWGLGGMIGSFTVGHLIDWSKKPRVLLVVILAVMSLSLCAIPFGLLLASPLMFLPFLLWGATGWSSLAPQQHTLLELQPQQGAAVVALNSSCNYLGGSAGTILGAVWLSNSLPIKSMPFAAAIVGICAVIIQLFIVHAHNTKNRVSKEVAVQISFKAGKGVPN; encoded by the coding sequence ATGTTTGCATTCGGAATGGATGCCTACATCATAGCTGGCATTATTCCCGAAATATCGAGTTTCTTTCAGATTAACGAGGCTCAAAGTGCCCAGATGGTGACTGCATTCACTCTATGCTATGCACTGTCTGCCCCCATTTTAGCAACGGTATTATCAAACGTACCCACCAAAAAAACCCTGATACTGTCCATGGTGCTGTTTATTGCTGCTAACTTAGCCACAATATTCAGCATTAACTTAACCATGCTGTTGATCAGCAGAGCATTGGCAGGCATAGGAGCAGGTATTTTCTCTCCCTTGGCAGCAGCAAGCGCAGCCTCTCTGGTGCCAGAAGAGAAAAAAGGCCGGGCACTTGGGTTAATCCTGGGAGGAATGAGCGCGGGTACCGTTGTGGGCGTTCCCACAGGGCTTGCCCTGTCATCCTATATAGGCTGGCAAGGTATCTTTGGGCTGGTTATTTTGATTGCCTTGCTGGGATTGATTGGTGTTATAGCAGGGGTACACGAGGTGAATGCACCACCGCCCCCTTCTTTAAAAGAGCGAGTAACCTTACTGGCCAGCAAACAGGTTTCTGCAACCATTGCAGTCACCTTTCTGACAGCGGTAGCAAGTCTGGGACTTTATTCATACCTTGCACCCATCATTTCCAGTATTACTGATACTACTCAGATGACACCTTACCTGTGGACTTGGGGTCTGGGTGGGATGATTGGCAGCTTTACCGTGGGTCACTTAATCGACTGGAGCAAAAAGCCAAGAGTACTGCTGGTTGTGATTTTAGCGGTGATGTCCCTTTCCCTCTGCGCTATCCCATTTGGATTACTGCTTGCATCACCATTAATGTTTTTACCCTTCTTGCTTTGGGGAGCAACGGGCTGGTCATCACTGGCCCCTCAACAGCACACCCTACTTGAACTCCAACCTCAGCAAGGTGCGGCAGTGGTGGCACTCAATAGTTCTTGCAACTACCTGGGAGGTTCGGCAGGCACCATACTTGGTGCGGTATGGCTAAGCAACAGCCTACCCATAAAGAGTATGCCTTTTGCAGCAGCAATAGTGGGAATTTGTGCAGTCATCATTCAACTGTTTATCGTACATGCACATAACACCAAGAACAGGGTTAGCAAAGAGGTAGCCGTACAAATCAGCTTCAAAGCCGGAAAAGGAGTTCCTAACTGA
- a CDS encoding transposase has product MQPPINQEQVYSPARLLNLVAQQQGQITQQQEQIAKLQALVEALQAQIRRLKKLPPKPDIRPNTKPKDDGKKGDNGPGDDNEPPDNSGKRKVEKPGERTRKNRQQPDKPATEKIITVEVSDVPSGSTPNGFSSFSVQELTIQAFTVEYHLEQWQTPDGQTITAKPPESLHGHHYGPQLQSYLLYQHHGCSVTQPQLLDWLWDIGISMSAGELHRLLTEGHTDFHEEKDALLATGFKCSRYIQTDDTGARHKGQNGYCTIINNELFAWFESTGSKSRENFLSLLHRPWKTYSVTQDALDYLEKFDYPEKWLSIIRQYMGVTFLNREAWEAALNDHGLTGKTRRKQAAEALIYSSLMAHGMGHLTTFSDGAQQFNVFNHAQCWVHAERGLAKVHPVNEQQASAQYWCRTWFWAIYNDLKVFKASPDKSKAQNIRRDFKALTNTQVDFPDLQDALSGLVVIEKELLQVLDAPSLPLHNNLSESQIREYVKRRKISGGTKSKAGRKCRDTFASLKKTCRLYGLSFWHYLKDRIMGSGSFPWLPDLIEQASSDFSCGLTSSY; this is encoded by the coding sequence ATGCAACCCCCAATCAATCAAGAGCAAGTGTACTCACCTGCGAGATTACTGAATCTTGTTGCTCAGCAGCAAGGGCAGATTACTCAGCAGCAAGAGCAGATAGCGAAGCTTCAAGCGCTTGTTGAGGCACTGCAAGCGCAGATTCGTCGTCTTAAAAAACTGCCGCCAAAGCCTGATATCAGACCCAATACAAAACCAAAAGATGATGGTAAAAAGGGTGATAATGGTCCCGGTGATGACAACGAACCGCCTGATAATTCAGGGAAACGTAAGGTTGAGAAGCCTGGCGAACGAACACGAAAAAATCGCCAACAGCCTGATAAGCCAGCAACAGAAAAAATCATCACCGTAGAAGTATCTGATGTCCCGTCTGGTTCGACACCAAACGGATTTAGCTCTTTTTCTGTACAAGAGCTGACTATTCAGGCGTTCACGGTCGAGTATCATTTGGAGCAATGGCAGACGCCCGACGGACAAACCATCACAGCAAAACCTCCCGAAAGCCTGCATGGACATCACTATGGACCACAACTCCAGTCCTATTTGTTGTACCAGCATCACGGTTGCTCGGTGACTCAGCCGCAGCTGTTGGACTGGTTGTGGGATATAGGAATCTCAATGTCCGCGGGAGAACTTCATCGGCTACTCACTGAAGGTCATACTGACTTTCATGAAGAAAAAGACGCTTTGCTGGCAACAGGGTTCAAATGCTCCCGCTACATCCAGACCGATGACACCGGAGCTAGGCATAAAGGACAAAATGGCTACTGTACCATTATCAACAATGAGCTATTTGCCTGGTTTGAGAGCACAGGCAGTAAGAGTAGGGAAAACTTCCTGAGCCTCTTGCATCGCCCCTGGAAGACTTATTCCGTCACGCAGGACGCCTTGGACTATCTGGAAAAATTTGATTACCCGGAGAAGTGGCTAAGCATCATCAGGCAATACATGGGCGTTACGTTTTTAAACCGGGAAGCCTGGGAAGCAGCCCTTAACGACCATGGGCTAACGGGAAAGACCCGGCGCAAGCAAGCAGCAGAAGCGCTTATTTACAGCAGCTTAATGGCTCATGGTATGGGACACCTGACCACATTCAGTGATGGTGCTCAGCAGTTCAACGTATTCAACCATGCTCAATGCTGGGTTCATGCGGAGCGGGGATTGGCTAAAGTCCACCCGGTCAATGAGCAGCAAGCCAGTGCACAGTACTGGTGTCGTACATGGTTCTGGGCTATCTACAACGATTTAAAAGTCTTCAAGGCCAGCCCCGATAAAAGTAAAGCTCAAAACATACGTCGCGATTTCAAGGCCCTGACTAATACCCAGGTAGACTTTCCTGATTTACAGGACGCACTGTCAGGGCTGGTCGTTATAGAGAAGGAATTGCTACAGGTACTCGATGCTCCAAGCCTTCCGCTCCATAACAACCTGAGCGAAAGCCAAATACGGGAATACGTGAAACGACGAAAAATCAGCGGCGGCACAAAAAGCAAAGCGGGAAGAAAGTGCCGGGATACGTTTGCCAGCCTGAAAAAAACTTGCCGGTTGTACGGTTTATCGTTTTGGCATTATCTGAAAGATCGAATCATGGGCAGTGGCAGTTTTCCCTGGTTGCCCGACCTGATAGAACAAGCATCCAGCGACTTTTCGTGTGGGTTAACCAGCAGTTATTGA